A window of Kyrpidia spormannii genomic DNA:
TACGCGAAGAGCGGATGGATATCCTGTTGGAACTGCAGGATGGCCGATTGATGCATCTCGAGTATCAGAAAAAGAAGGAGCCTAATCTCTACCGGTTTTTGCATTATGATGCCGCCATTGTCGAGAGATATCACTGTAAGGTTCGCACCATTGTCGTTTATACCGATGAGGTGGCCAGTGCTCCAGAACAGTTGGATGCCGGATCCATCTCTTATCGGGTAGAAAATTTGTATCTCAGCCGAATTGACGGCGACGCTACAATCGACACACTGCGCCAGCATGTGTCAGTGGGTGAATGGACTGCGGTCGATCGGGTGAAAACAGCGTTTGCGTTTCATATGCGTTTCACCCGGAGAACGCCGGAACAGGCATTTGACGAGATCGTGGAAGTGATTCGTCGAATACCCGATCAAGAGGAGCAACGCTACGTTGCGGCCCTCATCCTCGGGTTCAGTGCCAAGGCTTTAACCGATCAA
This region includes:
- a CDS encoding RpnC/YadD family protein, with protein sequence MEISRNSNDIVARHLTVAMAQGALAAIGISDAVVVGALPADLPRVEVREERMDILLELQDGRLMHLEYQKKKEPNLYRFLHYDAAIVERYHCKVRTIVVYTDEVASAPEQLDAGSISYRVENLYLSRIDGDATIDTLRQHVSVGEWTAVDRVKTAFAFHMRFTRRTPEQAFDEIVEVIRRIPDQEEQRYVAALILGFSAKALTDQQMKILREVAGVADLLYSVQREAIEKGWKEGLQKGLQQGREEEKRDIAKRMLQRGVSVSVVAEFTGLTESEVEEIMRSLDR